A stretch of the Meiothermus sp. CFH 77666 genome encodes the following:
- a CDS encoding OsmC family protein: MPIRTANAVWKGTLKEGRGHLKLESGVYEGPYTWASRFADASGTNPEELIGAAHAGCYAMFLSALLTNNNTPPEELNATARVHLGEGPTITKIELHLVAKVPGIDANKFQELAQEAKTKCPISKALAAVPEISLEARLA, encoded by the coding sequence ATGCCTATACGCACAGCCAACGCGGTCTGGAAAGGTACGCTGAAGGAAGGCCGGGGCCACCTGAAGCTGGAAAGTGGGGTGTACGAAGGCCCTTACACCTGGGCCTCGAGGTTTGCCGATGCCAGCGGAACCAACCCCGAGGAACTGATTGGGGCAGCCCATGCAGGCTGCTACGCCATGTTTCTTTCAGCTTTGCTCACCAACAACAACACCCCACCCGAAGAACTGAACGCCACGGCCAGGGTACACCTGGGCGAGGGCCCTACCATCACTAAAATCGAGCTGCATTTGGTGGCCAAGGTGCCCGGTATTGACGCGAACAAGTTTCAGGAGCTAGCTCAAGAGGCCAAGACCAAGTGCCCCATCTCCAAAGCCCTGGCGGCAGTTCCGGAAATTAGCCTCGAGGCCCGGTTGGCCTGA
- a CDS encoding dihydrodipicolinate synthase family protein, whose product MIIPPLPTPFDQTGHLDAEAFRDLAQAIEPHVDGLLFYGSNGEGVHLTREERAAGLAIQTPRKPAMVGLMEETLAQAAIALSEAESLGAKVLVTPPRYYEANLGNDGLLRYFGGIADMGKAEVWLYHVPANTKAPLPLPVVAELAKHPNIGGLKDSSGELARMAFYASQKLALELYTGHAPTFLGALGLGAKGGILAVSNLAPKPYKEMLTLWQAGKVAEAQALQAEVEPFGRVLAQGGFVLLKQALRHLGLPGGYPRPPYPSESPVWPAFKPILEEFRARGWTVG is encoded by the coding sequence ATGATCATCCCTCCCCTCCCCACCCCCTTCGACCAGACCGGCCACCTCGATGCAGAAGCCTTCCGCGACCTTGCCCAGGCCATCGAACCCCATGTGGATGGGCTGCTGTTTTACGGTTCCAACGGCGAAGGCGTCCACCTGACCCGCGAGGAACGGGCTGCGGGCCTGGCCATCCAGACCCCCCGGAAGCCTGCCATGGTGGGCTTAATGGAAGAGACCCTGGCCCAGGCGGCCATTGCCCTGAGCGAAGCCGAGAGCCTGGGTGCTAAGGTGCTGGTCACACCTCCCCGCTACTACGAGGCCAACCTGGGCAACGATGGACTGTTGCGCTACTTTGGGGGCATTGCCGATATGGGCAAGGCCGAGGTCTGGCTCTACCATGTGCCCGCAAACACCAAAGCCCCGCTGCCCCTGCCGGTAGTGGCCGAGCTGGCCAAGCACCCCAACATTGGGGGCCTCAAAGACTCGAGCGGGGAACTGGCCCGCATGGCCTTTTATGCTTCGCAAAAACTGGCCCTCGAGCTCTACACCGGCCATGCCCCCACCTTCCTGGGGGCCCTGGGGCTGGGCGCCAAGGGGGGCATCCTGGCGGTTTCCAACCTGGCCCCCAAGCCGTACAAAGAGATGCTCACGCTCTGGCAGGCCGGCAAGGTCGCCGAGGCCCAGGCCCTGCAAGCCGAGGTAGAACCCTTTGGCCGGGTGCTGGCCCAGGGCGGTTTTGTGCTGCTCAAGCAGGCCCTGCGCCATCTGGGTCTGCCTGGGGGCTACCCCCGCCCTCCCTACCCCAGCGAAAGCCCGGTCTGGCCCGCCTTCAAGCCCATCCTGGAAGAGTTCCGGGCCCGGGGCTGGACGGTGGGTTAA